One window from the genome of Candidatus Binatia bacterium encodes:
- a CDS encoding tetratricopeptide repeat protein, producing MTIRVAILTAILYFLGAAPAWPASADDVLKQARALHEAGKLKEAIERYDRAIQIDPRSAKAYFNRGKAYAELDDDERALKDFSEAIRRDPKDAELYYQRANAYRRLGQREHALQDYSVAIDLTPGNGDIHLDRGTTHYELGQYEAALRDYNEAIRLNPKDADAYYNRANTYAQLGRKERAVIDYDQALGLNEGFIEAYYNRGIAYADLGQYEKAIEDYTAVVKEVPKAPEPYYNRGLAYYRSGRPEQAIADYNEALRLNPQDPEAIYNRGVAHARLKEYDQAARDFTEVIVLMPKSGEAYGQRGLVRLRQGRNKESEADLQKAYQLDPKLKPLIEEAIKRGQRQEAEGAEKEKQ from the coding sequence ATGACCATCCGCGTCGCGATACTGACGGCGATCCTTTACTTTCTCGGCGCGGCGCCCGCGTGGCCGGCGTCGGCTGACGACGTTCTCAAGCAAGCGCGCGCGCTGCACGAAGCCGGCAAGCTCAAGGAAGCGATCGAGCGGTACGACCGGGCGATCCAAATCGACCCGCGCTCGGCCAAGGCCTATTTCAACCGGGGCAAGGCTTACGCCGAGCTGGACGACGACGAGCGCGCGCTCAAGGATTTCAGCGAGGCGATTCGCCGCGACCCGAAGGACGCCGAACTCTATTACCAACGGGCCAACGCTTATCGCCGCCTCGGCCAGCGCGAGCACGCCCTGCAGGATTATTCCGTGGCGATCGACCTCACTCCTGGAAACGGCGACATCCACCTCGACCGCGGCACGACCCATTATGAGCTTGGCCAATACGAAGCCGCCTTGCGGGACTACAACGAGGCGATCCGCTTGAATCCCAAAGACGCGGATGCTTACTACAACCGGGCCAACACCTATGCACAGCTGGGAAGAAAAGAGCGCGCCGTCATCGACTACGACCAGGCGCTCGGTCTCAACGAGGGATTTATCGAGGCGTATTACAACCGCGGCATCGCCTACGCCGACCTGGGCCAATACGAAAAAGCGATCGAGGACTACACCGCCGTCGTGAAGGAGGTGCCGAAAGCTCCCGAGCCCTATTATAACCGCGGCCTTGCCTACTATCGGTCCGGGCGGCCGGAGCAGGCGATCGCAGACTACAACGAAGCGCTGCGCCTGAATCCGCAGGACCCGGAGGCGATCTACAACCGCGGCGTGGCGCATGCCCGGCTGAAGGAGTACGACCAGGCCGCGCGCGATTTCACCGAGGTGATCGTCCTGATGCCGAAAAGCGGCGAAGCCTACGGCCAGCGCGGCCTCGTCCGCCTGCGCCAGGGGCGTAACAAAGAGAGCGAAGCCGATTTGCAGAAGGCCTATCAGCTCGATCCAAAGCTCAAGCCGCTGATCGAGGAGGCGATCAAAAGGGGCCAAAGGCAAGAGGCGGAAGGCGCAGAGAAAGAAAAACAGTGA
- a CDS encoding extracellular solute-binding protein, protein MSRVMRTGKILALCAALALPGFSHAGQAKSAEDVWKALEKLPAAEREKKLVEGAKIEGGEMVWYTNTGVDNANRYVQAFKKAYPFIDAKVWRAKSRDVAQKFLTESRAGIFVADVVKTTTDLLPPLFERNLIGRYESPIRAVYPAQAKGALWTSTNFEFRVFGYNPKMVARQDVPKTWDELLHQRWGGQILFDESSLEEVLALRGTWGRDKTVEYLRKLRPQLLIRRGRDHIANLMMAGEAPLAVTIYPYNAETLRAQGAPIDWVAPDVVTTLVYPLTMSRSSPHPHAAALFYDFLLSDAGQQMLAKEGRFVSNPKFEPIYPKIKELRAMMGTPRLHLNTVEDAAKHHADSLKILDEIVLQRK, encoded by the coding sequence ATGTCGAGGGTCATGCGAACGGGGAAAATTTTAGCGCTTTGCGCCGCGCTGGCCTTGCCGGGCTTCAGCCACGCGGGCCAGGCCAAGAGCGCCGAGGATGTCTGGAAGGCTCTGGAAAAGCTTCCCGCCGCCGAGCGCGAGAAGAAGCTCGTCGAAGGCGCGAAGATCGAAGGCGGCGAGATGGTCTGGTACACCAACACCGGCGTCGATAACGCCAACCGCTACGTTCAAGCCTTCAAAAAAGCCTATCCGTTTATCGACGCGAAGGTCTGGCGGGCGAAGAGCCGCGACGTGGCGCAGAAGTTCCTGACCGAGTCGCGCGCCGGGATTTTCGTCGCCGACGTCGTCAAAACCACGACCGACCTGCTGCCGCCGCTCTTCGAGAGAAATTTGATCGGCCGCTACGAATCGCCGATCCGGGCGGTCTACCCGGCGCAGGCGAAAGGCGCCCTCTGGACCAGCACCAACTTTGAGTTCCGCGTTTTCGGCTACAATCCCAAAATGGTCGCGCGCCAGGACGTCCCCAAGACCTGGGACGAGCTTTTGCATCAACGCTGGGGCGGGCAGATTCTCTTCGACGAATCTTCGCTCGAAGAAGTGCTGGCGCTGAGAGGCACGTGGGGAAGAGACAAGACCGTCGAGTATTTAAGAAAACTCAGGCCCCAGCTCCTCATCCGGCGCGGGCGCGATCACATCGCCAATCTGATGATGGCCGGCGAAGCGCCGCTCGCGGTGACGATTTATCCCTACAACGCCGAGACGCTGCGCGCGCAGGGCGCGCCGATCGATTGGGTCGCGCCGGACGTGGTCACGACGCTGGTCTATCCTCTGACGATGTCCCGCTCTTCTCCGCACCCGCATGCCGCCGCGCTGTTTTATGATTTTTTGCTTTCCGACGCCGGGCAGCAGATGCTCGCCAAGGAGGGAAGGTTCGTCAGCAATCCGAAGTTCGAGCCGATCTACCCGAAGATCAAAGAGCTGCGCGCCATGATGGGCACGCCGCGTCTCCACCTCAACACCGTCGAAGACGCGGCCAAGCACCACGCCGACTCGCTCAAGATCCTCGACGAAATCGTGCTGCAGAGAAAATAA
- a CDS encoding tetratricopeptide repeat protein, whose amino-acid sequence MTKGKTIGIAASIVMTMAALSWGGEAENAYDEALKLHRAGKMGEAIAAYDKVIKADPGLARAYIGRGEAYARLGQHDRAIKDHDQAIKLDPKLAEAFYYRGNAYEELKQHERAIKDYDEAIRLDGKNSNAYRQRGGAHHALGRFDKAVQDFTEAIRLDPKDAAAYYERGLAQRRLGKHEAAVQDYTKALGLDLKNAAVYSNRANAYLLLGQHDKAVQDYDAALKLEPKNAMIYANRGVVKLEQGKKAEAEKDFARAFELDPGIKKKLEPVIGAKSAPAK is encoded by the coding sequence ATGACCAAGGGGAAAACAATCGGCATTGCGGCATCCATCGTTATGACGATGGCCGCTCTATCCTGGGGCGGCGAGGCCGAGAACGCCTATGACGAGGCGCTGAAGCTGCACCGGGCCGGGAAGATGGGAGAGGCGATCGCCGCGTACGACAAAGTCATCAAGGCCGATCCCGGCCTCGCTAGAGCCTACATCGGCAGGGGCGAGGCTTACGCCAGACTGGGGCAGCATGACCGGGCCATCAAAGATCACGACCAGGCCATCAAGCTGGATCCGAAGCTCGCGGAAGCTTTTTACTACCGTGGCAATGCCTACGAAGAGCTCAAGCAGCACGAGCGTGCCATCAAAGACTACGACGAGGCCATTCGGCTCGACGGCAAAAACTCCAATGCCTACCGGCAGCGCGGCGGCGCGCACCACGCTCTCGGCCGGTTCGACAAGGCGGTTCAGGATTTCACCGAGGCGATCCGCCTCGATCCCAAGGACGCGGCGGCGTATTACGAGCGCGGCCTGGCTCAGCGCCGTCTCGGCAAGCATGAGGCGGCCGTTCAAGACTATACGAAAGCGCTCGGCCTCGATCTCAAAAATGCCGCCGTTTACAGCAACCGCGCCAACGCCTACCTGCTGCTCGGGCAACACGACAAGGCGGTTCAGGACTACGACGCGGCGCTCAAGCTCGAGCCCAAGAACGCGATGATTTACGCCAACCGCGGCGTCGTCAAGCTGGAGCAGGGAAAGAAGGCGGAGGCGGAAAAAGATTTCGCCCGGGCGTTCGAGCTCGATCCCGGCATCAAGAAAAAATTGGAGCCCGTCATCGGCGCCAAGAGCGCGCCCGCCAAGTGA